A window from Bosea sp. ANAM02 encodes these proteins:
- a CDS encoding 3-methyl-2-oxobutanoate dehydrogenase (2-methylpropanoyl-transferring) subunit alpha encodes MSSDKSGQAPAATQPLQFHVPKPASRPGEKPDFSHVVIPKAGSVARPPVDVDPKDIRDLAYSIIRVLNREGEAVGPWVPDLSHEDLIRGLRHMMTLRTFDGRMQMAQRQGKTSFYMQHTGEEAVSCAFRIALQPGDMNFPTYRQAGLLIAHDYPLVDMMCQIYSNERDPMKGRQLPVMYSSKEHGFFSISGNLATQYVQAVGWAMASAIKNDTRIAAAWIGDGSTAESDFHAALVFASTYKAPVVLNVVNNQWAISTFQGIARGGSGTFAARGLGFGIPALRVDGNDYLAVYAVAQWAVERARRNLGPTLVEYVTYRAGAHSTSDDPSAYRPKHESDDWPLGDPLIRLKQHLIAVGAWSEERHKQAEAEILATVIAAQKEAESFGTLHSGGKPSARDIFEDVYAELPPHLRRQRQQIGV; translated from the coding sequence ATGAGCAGCGACAAGTCAGGCCAGGCGCCGGCAGCAACCCAGCCACTGCAATTTCATGTTCCCAAGCCTGCGAGCCGTCCGGGCGAGAAGCCGGATTTCTCCCATGTCGTGATCCCGAAGGCCGGCTCCGTCGCGCGCCCGCCGGTCGATGTCGATCCCAAGGACATCCGCGACCTCGCCTATTCGATCATCCGCGTGCTCAACCGCGAGGGCGAGGCGGTCGGCCCCTGGGTGCCCGATCTCTCGCATGAGGACCTGATCCGCGGCCTGCGCCACATGATGACGCTGCGAACCTTCGACGGGCGCATGCAGATGGCGCAGCGCCAGGGCAAGACATCGTTCTACATGCAGCATACCGGCGAGGAGGCGGTGAGCTGCGCCTTCCGCATCGCGCTCCAGCCCGGCGACATGAACTTCCCGACCTATCGTCAGGCCGGCCTGCTGATCGCGCACGACTATCCGCTCGTCGACATGATGTGCCAGATCTACTCGAACGAGCGCGACCCGATGAAGGGCCGGCAATTGCCGGTGATGTACTCCTCCAAGGAGCACGGCTTCTTCTCGATCTCCGGCAATCTCGCGACGCAATATGTCCAGGCCGTCGGCTGGGCGATGGCCTCGGCGATCAAGAACGACACCCGCATCGCAGCCGCCTGGATCGGCGACGGCTCGACGGCGGAATCGGATTTCCACGCCGCGCTCGTCTTCGCTTCGACCTACAAGGCGCCGGTCGTGCTCAATGTCGTCAACAACCAGTGGGCGATCTCGACCTTCCAGGGCATCGCGCGCGGCGGCTCCGGCACCTTTGCGGCGCGCGGCCTCGGCTTCGGAATTCCGGCTTTGCGCGTCGACGGCAACGACTACCTCGCCGTCTATGCGGTCGCGCAATGGGCGGTCGAGCGCGCCCGCCGCAACCTCGGGCCGACGCTGGTCGAATATGTCACCTACCGCGCCGGCGCCCATTCCACCTCGGACGACCCCTCCGCCTATCGCCCTAAGCACGAATCCGACGACTGGCCTCTGGGCGATCCGCTGATCCGCCTGAAGCAGCACCTGATCGCGGTCGGCGCCTGGTCGGAAGAGCGTCACAAGCAGGCGGAGGCCGAGATCCTCGCGACCGTCATCGCGGCGCAGAAGGAGGCCGAGAGTTTCGGCACCCTGCATTCCGGCGGCAAGCCCTCGGCGCGCGACATCTTCGAGGACGTCTATGCCGAGCTGCCGCCGCATCTGCGCCGCCAGCGCCAGCAGATCGGGGTGTGA
- a CDS encoding dihydrolipoamide acetyltransferase family protein, producing the protein MAERIIKLPDVGEGIAEAELVEWHVKIGDIVREDDLLAAVMTDKATVEIPSPVEGEVTWVGAEVGDTVAIGSAIVKLKVAGEGAAAANVESEVDTASPHPEEPRSGVSKDASVDTGASATILRDAVPAGTAPQDEGSRSGQRAPAKPAAPTPPPPKPARANTTTAQRRAPGEKPLASPAVRLKAREAGVDLRQVQGTGPAGRVTHQDIDAFLLRGPEPARGGGLVEQSAVTEVKVVGLRRRIAEKMALSKSRIPHITIVEEVNVSALEDLRATLNRKPTPERPKLTLLPFLMRAMVKALAEQPALNALYDDEAGIVRQHAAINIGIATQTPTGLIVPVVKHAEARDLWGCGIELARLAERGRDGTATRDELTGSTITITSLGALGGIATTPVINYPEVAIVGVNKMVVRPVWDGTTFVPRKMMNLSSSFDHRVIDGWDAAVFVQRLKELLENPATLFVDM; encoded by the coding sequence ATGGCCGAGCGCATCATCAAGCTGCCGGATGTCGGCGAAGGCATCGCGGAAGCCGAACTCGTCGAGTGGCACGTCAAGATCGGCGACATCGTCCGCGAGGACGATCTGCTCGCCGCCGTGATGACCGACAAGGCGACGGTCGAGATTCCCTCGCCGGTGGAGGGCGAGGTCACCTGGGTCGGCGCCGAGGTCGGCGACACCGTCGCGATCGGCTCGGCCATCGTAAAGCTGAAGGTCGCGGGCGAAGGTGCTGCTGCGGCGAATGTCGAGAGCGAGGTCGACACCGCGAGCCCTCATCCTGAGGAGCCGCGCAGCGGCGTCTCGAAGGATGCTTCAGTGGACACCGGAGCCTCCGCGACCATCCTTCGAGACGCCGTTCCTGCCGGAACGGCTCCTCAGGATGAAGGCTCGCGGAGTGGGCAGCGCGCTCCCGCCAAACCGGCTGCGCCAACGCCTCCGCCGCCCAAGCCTGCGCGCGCCAATACGACCACCGCCCAGCGTCGCGCGCCGGGCGAGAAGCCGTTGGCCTCGCCGGCCGTGCGCCTGAAGGCACGCGAGGCCGGGGTCGATCTGCGCCAGGTCCAGGGCACGGGTCCTGCCGGGCGCGTCACCCATCAGGATATCGACGCCTTCCTGCTGCGCGGTCCGGAGCCCGCTCGTGGTGGCGGGCTCGTCGAGCAGAGCGCCGTCACCGAGGTCAAGGTCGTCGGCCTGCGCCGGCGCATCGCCGAGAAGATGGCGCTGTCAAAGTCGCGCATCCCGCACATCACCATCGTCGAGGAGGTGAATGTCTCGGCCCTGGAGGACCTGCGCGCGACGCTGAACAGGAAGCCGACGCCGGAGCGGCCCAAGCTGACTCTCTTGCCCTTCCTGATGCGGGCCATGGTCAAGGCGCTCGCCGAGCAGCCGGCGCTGAATGCGCTCTACGATGACGAGGCCGGCATCGTGCGCCAGCATGCCGCGATCAATATCGGCATCGCCACGCAGACGCCGACCGGCCTGATCGTGCCGGTGGTGAAACATGCCGAGGCGCGCGATCTTTGGGGCTGTGGCATCGAGCTTGCCCGCCTCGCCGAGCGCGGCCGCGACGGTACCGCCACGCGCGACGAACTGACCGGCTCGACCATCACCATCACGTCGCTCGGCGCGCTCGGCGGCATCGCGACGACGCCGGTGATCAACTATCCGGAGGTCGCCATCGTCGGCGTCAACAAAATGGTTGTGCGCCCGGTCTGGGACGGCACCACCTTCGTGCCGCGCAAGATGATGAACCTCTCCTCCAGCTTCGACCACCGCGTCATCGACGGCTGGGATGCCGCCGTCTTCGTGCAGCGGCTGAAGGAGCTGCTGGAGAACCCGGCCACGCTCTTCGTGGATATGTGA
- a CDS encoding Lrp/AsnC family transcriptional regulator gives MNKKSQNGPAFDLIDRKILAALRDDGRLTTQALAEKVGLSPSPCWTRVKRLEESGAIEKYVALLDHKALGYNNIVFVEITLDKHDDKVLDQCGEALSRAPEVVEAHLVTGEYDYLAKVVVSGTDHYERFLRGTIYRIPGVRQTRTTFGLRALKRTLSVDPLKVVG, from the coding sequence ATGAACAAAAAGAGCCAGAATGGTCCTGCTTTCGATCTGATCGATCGCAAGATTCTTGCTGCGTTGCGGGATGACGGGCGGCTGACGACACAGGCGCTGGCCGAAAAGGTCGGGCTATCGCCTTCGCCCTGCTGGACGCGGGTGAAGCGCCTGGAGGAATCCGGCGCGATCGAGAAATATGTCGCGCTGCTCGACCACAAGGCGCTCGGCTACAACAATATCGTCTTCGTCGAGATCACGCTCGACAAACATGACGACAAGGTTCTGGACCAGTGCGGCGAGGCGCTGAGCCGGGCGCCGGAGGTGGTCGAGGCGCATCTGGTCACCGGCGAATACGACTATCTCGCCAAGGTCGTGGTCAGCGGCACCGACCATTACGAGCGCTTCCTGCGCGGAACGATCTACCGCATCCCCGGCGTGCGCCAGACGCGGACGACGTTCGGCTTGCGGGCGCTGAAGCGGACGCTGTCGGTCGATCCGCTGAAGGTGGTGGGATGA
- a CDS encoding alpha-ketoacid dehydrogenase subunit beta: protein MARMTMIEAIRSAMDVAMGRDDDVVVFGEDVGFFGGVFRCTHGLQQKYGVSRCFDAPISEAGIVGTAIGMASYGLKPCIEIQFADYMYPAYDQIVSEAARLRYRSAGDFTCPLVIRMPTGGGIFGGQTHSQSPEALFTHVSGLKTIVPSNPYDAKGLLIAAIEDPDPVIFLEPKRLYNGPFDGHHDRPITAWSKHELAEVPEGHYTVPLGKAATRREGSAVTILAYGTMVHVALAAAEDTGVDAEVIDLRTLVPLDLEAILASVRKTGRCIVLHEATLTSGFGGELAALVQEHCFYHLEAPVMRVTGWDTPYPHAQEWDYFPGPARLGQALLDIMEAR from the coding sequence ATGGCCAGGATGACGATGATCGAGGCGATCCGCTCCGCGATGGACGTCGCCATGGGCCGCGACGACGATGTCGTGGTCTTCGGCGAGGATGTCGGCTTCTTCGGCGGCGTCTTCCGCTGCACCCATGGGCTCCAGCAGAAATACGGGGTCTCGCGCTGCTTCGACGCACCGATCAGCGAGGCCGGCATCGTCGGCACCGCGATCGGCATGGCGTCCTACGGCCTGAAGCCCTGCATCGAGATCCAGTTCGCCGACTACATGTACCCGGCCTATGACCAGATCGTCTCGGAGGCCGCGCGCCTGCGCTACCGTTCGGCCGGCGATTTCACCTGCCCGCTGGTGATCCGCATGCCGACCGGCGGCGGCATCTTCGGCGGCCAGACCCATAGCCAGAGCCCGGAAGCGCTCTTCACCCATGTCTCGGGCCTCAAGACGATCGTCCCGTCCAACCCCTATGACGCCAAGGGCCTGCTGATCGCGGCGATCGAGGATCCCGACCCGGTGATCTTCCTGGAGCCGAAGCGGCTCTATAACGGCCCCTTCGACGGGCATCACGACCGGCCGATCACGGCCTGGTCGAAGCATGAGCTCGCCGAGGTGCCGGAGGGCCATTACACCGTGCCGCTCGGCAAGGCGGCGACGCGGCGCGAGGGTTCGGCCGTCACCATCCTAGCCTATGGCACCATGGTCCATGTCGCGCTGGCCGCCGCCGAGGACACCGGCGTCGACGCAGAGGTCATCGACCTGCGCACGCTCGTCCCGCTCGATCTGGAGGCGATCCTGGCCTCGGTCCGGAAGACCGGGCGCTGCATCGTGCTGCACGAGGCGACGCTGACCTCCGGCTTCGGTGGCGAACTCGCTGCCTTGGTGCAGGAACACTGCTTCTACCATCTGGAGGCGCCGGTTATGCGCGTCACCGGCTGGGACACGCCCTATCCGCATGCGCAGGAATGGGACTATTTCCCCGGCCCCGCCCGCCTCGGACAGGCGCTGCTGGATATCATGGAGGCACGCTGA